The Synchiropus splendidus isolate RoL2022-P1 chromosome 8, RoL_Sspl_1.0, whole genome shotgun sequence genome has a window encoding:
- the LOC128763618 gene encoding post-GPI attachment to proteins factor 2-like, whose protein sequence is MLHGSAILGSERTPVIRVSFGSCVAATACLPLFGLVLCVFISSYFHFEDSTGTHCQVPNYLPSISASISLSPECQIWRFCIGLHSAPRILLAFSYFKFYKSRFSTKLPESFLGFLNLAFSILENLGLLLLTYVSSSETYFIHEEGFVLFILSSLIYMLITCRLWKTIKNYSLNPEDSRSHLWKKRFLVIYIICCAFAGFFFWKHNMYCESGSYTMFALFEYLIVLSNMAFHLTAVWDFKTREVMVISSTEDKDF, encoded by the exons ATGCTGCATGGTTCCGCTATTCTGGGCAGCGAGAGAACGCCTGTCATCCGGGTCTCGTTCGGCAGCTGTGTGGCGGCCACCGCATGTCTGCCGCTGTTCGGACTCGTCCTCTGCGTCTTCATATCTTCCTATTTCCACTTCGAGGACTCGACTGGGACGCACTGCCAG GTCCCTAACTACCTTCCTTCCATCAGTGCCTCCATCAGTTTGAGTCCTGAATGTCAGATCTGGAGATTCTGCATTGGTCTCCACTCCGCCCCCAGGATCCTGCTGGCCTTCTCCTATTTTAAGTTTTACAAATCCCGCTTCTCTACCAAACTGCCTGAGAGTTTCCTTGGCTTTCTCAACTTGGCCTTTTCCATCTTGGAGAACCTCGGCCTCCTGCTGCTCACATACGTATCGTCCAGCGAAACCTACT TCATTCATGAGGAGGGTTTCGTCCTCTTCATCTTGAGCTCCCTCATCTACATGCTGATCACCTGTCGCCTGTGGAAGACAATTAAGAACTACTCATTGAATCCGGAG GACTCCAGATCTCACCTCTGGAAGAAACGTTTCCTAGTTATCTACATCATCTGTTGCGCTTTTGCTGGATTCTTTTTCTGGAAGCACAACATGTACTGTGAATCAGGAA GTTACACAATGTTCGCCTTGTTCGAGTATCTCATCGTCCTTTCCAACATGGCCTTCCATCTGACGGCCGTCTGGGACTTCAAAACGCGGGAGGTCATGGTCATTTCTTCCACTGAGGATAAAGACTTTTGA